The sequence GGTTGTAAAGCTGCAAATCAAAATACTACAAAGCTGCAGTCCTCCCCCTCTACGAATGCTGCATTCACCATcaagctgttttttaaatttgtgtgtgtgtgtggtatttacACAATAGTGAGGAGGCACTTGTTGTGCCTGTGTTTGCCTACAGGAGAGGTCAGGAGTATTAACTTGCATGTTCAGCTGTGAAAGCATTGCTTAAAGCGTGGCCAGCAGCGAGGTTCAGAGTATGGCTTCACAaccaatatttaaaaagtaCAGCAGCACCCCCTTATGGCCATGATAGCAATGAAGGCAAGTCCACAGTGGAGTCCATCAGTGCAGTGGCTCGGATGTACGATTCCTGCCGTTTTTCCCAAAGCAGGACACTAGGCGTGACGGCTGTGCCTGAGCCCGTGAGAAGAGGTGCTGGAGTTGTGAACTGTAAATCAAAGCCATTTgatcacatcctcctcctcctcaggaacTGGGGGCCACCTGCTGCCCAACGACGAGTCAAACACCTGCTGCTTTGTCTGTGTCCTCCTTCCAACTTTCACTCAAACTTCTCACTGTCACAGTCTGTCACTCACACAAATGTAACAAAAAACAGATGAATGAGAGACATGAGGGGTATCTCAGAGAATGGGCATCGAGGTTTCTCTAAAAACCTTTGAATAGGATCAATTTAATTATTCTTAATCATACCGTACGTATCAACGGATGTGTCTTGTCTAGTTTGTTTGAGCATCATCTGGACAATAGTTGAGCTTTGTCAAAAAGGAGCAAAACTTTAAACTGGATTCTGAAAAATGTCATACGGttcaatacattttctttctagTTTCAAAAACAATGAtcaaataatgtacattttccTTAATAAAACTTCCCTTCCATGTGCTCTGCAAACCCAAAACGATCAGCCCATTCAAAATCCCATTACCGAGTTACCATCCCAGCTCGATAAGCATTCAGCCGATGGAAACCCCTTGAAATGAAGAAAGTAATCAAAAAGAAAGccatttaatatataattttttatataatgtatacttaaaaaaaagacaatgtgtCTTTGAAAATTTGAGAAATAGATGGACAAAGAAAGGATAAAAATCAACAAACAAAACGATGACAAACAAAACGATCTTGATGTTCCTTTCGTGAAGCTCAAAGAGCCGCCGGGGCAGGAAGCGCTCGACGTGAGCGCTTCTCTGTGGCGTCACGGGCCGCCATGACTCCCCGGCAAGCAGATTTTCATTTCAACTTAACAACGCATCCGCTGATGTTTTCATTTGCAGGTCGAATGTTGGTCGACCGGCTCGTGCAGCATTTAATTGGACTGCAAACCTGCAGACTGTCGCTCCTGACATGAAGTGGGTCAACACAGCAttacagaaaacacaaacaaaaacaggtcCTAAACATCAGCTGTGGAATCATTTGAAGTGTTAAACGTCCACCAAGTCAGTCAATTTTTGGCCTCATTATAAAAGACTCAACAAACGATTGAACTCATCATTCTTTTAAATATGGGAACTTTCCACACGAAAAAAAGAATCTTTAAAAACTTACACTGATAATACAAATAGAAAAATGAACAAGAAGATTGGTGCCTAACTCTTCAGCCAAAGAGTGAGAATTACTGGATCGAGGACAGCGAATGGCCGTGTGCGTCGACATTGGTCTGTGGAAAAGCGTCTCTCTATTCTCCTCTTGCCTTCCTCTCTTTAACACGTAGGGACTGGCCTTAATGAAACCGTTCTACACCTCCAACCAGCAGCCAGTTGGTCGCCAAGTCAGTCTGGACTCGACGAACCCGACAGCTGCATCACTTGAAATTAATTAATGCAGCTCTTAAAGCAAAGGTTAGCCATGCAAGAGATCCCAGTTTCTATTCCTGACTGAGTCTTGAGCGCCAACTGGTCACAGCAATCATAAATGACATCCTTGTCttgttccctttaaaaaaaaaagaaagaaaaaggccaTCGAGGGGGTTGCGTAGTGTCCTCTCGTCGATATTCCAGCAATAGTTCAGAGTTTACAAACATGTATGAAAACAGACACGAATGGATGGTTGAGAATCAAAATGGTTGTTCATACATCCTCCTGCACTCATctgcgcatgcacacacacatccacacacacacacacgtgcagtgCAAACACAGAAATGGCAACCCTCCCCCGATATCCCCCTACTGTAGGAACAGTCCCACACTTGATTTGTAACAGCAAGTTCCAGAAAGAGCACTtgttcaaaaaaagaagaagaaaaaaaagaaaatcacatacAAATGCAGAAATATGGCGTGACATTTAAAACCGTAACAATCGATGTAACAATCTTGTCCCCCCCAAATCTTTTCTATTTTCCTAATTTTGATTATGCTTTTAAAAATTCTATCAAGTACAtttgcgtgtatatatatttatatgcagtCTACGCATGGGttggtgtatatgtatgtgtgtgtgtgtgtgtggaatgggTACAGCTGGTAAAGAGGTGGTACTTGCTGGCATAACCTGGTTTTCAAAGGGTCAAGGCTTTGACCCCAGTGTGGTGCAGCAGAGGTCCTGCAGGAAAGCCTGAAGCCAACCCTGAGGACGCACAGAGACAAAGCTGCCAGTCAATCCACACAAACCTGCTGAGCTCAGTCATTCACCTCATACTCAATGATCCCCGCCTTGTCTGAATAGCCAGGAtatgtatgtgcgtgcgtgtgtgtgtgtgtccgtccgtgTGTACGTGCGTTAAAGACCGAATGAAAATGTGTCTTGTGCCAGTTTCCGTTTCTGCCGTCGCCCAGCAGTGCAAGTGTGTATGTGGGATTGTGATCGTGTGTTCGCCTGCCTGCTTGCTCACGAGTCTCCGTGATCATTCCCGGATGCTGGCAGAGTAGGAGAACTGAGGGAAGTGCGTGCGCTGATCTGAATCTTCTGGATCTAAACTGTCATCTGGAGTAAAGGGAAGGAGAACaacacaagacatgagacatccAGACATGAACGTGTCAAAACTCTTGCAAgtacaaactttaaaaaagcgCAATGAGGGCGGCAGTCGTCATACTTACACTTGTCAGGGGGAGTTATTGTTATGGTTTGTGCCGTGAACTCATCGTCGAAGTAACGCGTGTCCGTCTCTGATGTCACCTGGGGCTTGAAGGGTGGAATAAGCTGAGGAGGAGAACGACATTAGTGCGTTCACATTGTGGACATCTTATTCGAACTGCAACGTGTATTCCTCCCAGCACCTCacctttatttcaagaacatcCTGCCAgttgatggaggagaagaacttGTGGCTCATCACTTCTTTGGCATCGTCCGACCCGCCTCCAAgcctggaaaacaaaacaaaattgccatcatcatcatcatcctcagaaGCTTCCTTTTCTTTCGGCAGATAATTGTGTAAACACAAGTGCTTGTGTTGTGCTGTAAGCCAGGCAGTGCTCAATGTACTAATACTAGCAGCTCTTTGACTGTTCTCAGAAACACTGGGGAGCGACCAAAACAACAATCAATTATGTCCCTGTTTATGGCCAATAGCCTGGACCAAAACGAATCAAAAAAGGGGAACAACGGCTTAATAATGGGGTTACTCATTTTATAGCCGAATATGTTGCGCCCTCGAGCGCAGCGGGAGATTCATTGACACCAATCAAGTGCTACAGACGTGGTGAAAAGTCCCAAGAGGAACATTTTTCTGTTTAAAATGATAAATGTGAAATGTTCTTTTATACTTACAAAAAGAGCTAAAGAAATATATTTGTCGCTATTTTAAACTTGCATCAAACAGATGTTATTAATTTGGTAAAATATCTATAAAAAGTATAGCTGGGGATGATTTCATATTTTCAATATAGCGCAACTAGAATAGTCGCCTCACGGTTTTGTGCCTCCACCAATCAGAGAAGTTTCAGTTTACATCCACGTCGGTCCAGAACGCCATCCCGTCACACTTGTATCCCGTTTGTGTTAAACTGTCATAAGTAGGTTATTAATTCCTGTGTGAAGTCACAGTAACCTTGACCGTTAACCTCTTAATTCTAATCAGTTGAGTCGGTGACCTTTGTGCCAAATTTGGAGACATTCCTTCAAGGCGGTCCTGAGAGATGGAAGGACGAACAACCCGAAAACACAATGCCGATGGCCTCGGCTATTCATGGCGagggagaacaacaacaacgccgccgccgcccggctaCGAACCACACACCTTTGTTTGGGATCCTTTTTGAGCAGGCCGGCCAGCAGGGCCTTGGCTTCGGGCGCCAGGTTCTTGGGGAAGCGGATCTCCTCCATGAGAATAAGTTCAAAGAGACGCTCGTGGTCCTGGTTGTAGAAGGGCAACCGACCGCACATCATCTCGTACATGACCACGCCCAGCCCCCACCAGTCCACCGCTCGGCCGTAGTCGTTGTCTTCTAGCACCTGAATGAAAAGAGGGCCCGTATTAGGACGTACACCAACATCCGAGACGATATTTAGTCTCATATCACAATATCGATACGGTACTACAAAATGTTGCCGACGTGAAACTACAAACCTATCAAAAGCCCTTTAGTGTCAGTACTTATTTACATAATCCTGGTCACACAAcatagtgatgtcatcatgggGTTACCTCTGGTGCCAGGTACTCTGGAGTTCCGCAGAAGGTTTTCATGGTGGCCCCGTCTGTGATCCCCTCTTTGCACAGCCCAAAGTCTGTGATCTTTATGTGGCCGTCCTTGTCTAGCATGAGGTTCTCCAGCTGTGCGGGGAGAGAGAATCTAGGGTTAAAAGCATGTCGAGGAACTTCCTGCCAgcttatttacaaaaaaatacacCAACGCCGTCAAGAGCAAGCAGCTTACCTTTAAATCCCTGTAAACGACATTGCGTGAGTGGAGGTACTCCAGCGCGGACACTATTTCTGCGCCGTAGAATCTCGCTCGGTCTTCTGAGAACACTCTGTCCCGCGATAAGTGAAAGAAGAGCTGAAAAGGAGTGAAGAAGAAAGAGTAGACGGGAATAAGGGACAGAACAAttcttctgcttttaaacatacTCGATTTGATCAAATCTTTGTGATGTTAACTTTGTGACATattctttgtggtcatttttaaTGTCAGAAAGAGCTCATGAGGAAATAACTGATTATAAGCATAATTAGTAAAACAAACCAAAGTTATAGtgacaaatggaaaaaaaagaggagtcgCTGAGTCACTTGCGTTACTATGGCTACCGAtggatttacacacacacacataaatatatatacatggctTTTATAGATCAATTATATGATTACTTCATGAACTGTACACGATCATAAGATACATTTGAAAAGTAATTTAGCTTTTGAAATTATGAGTTGTTGTGTCCTGGTCCAGTTGTTCGGTCCCCTCCGAGGTTCGACTGACAGCTTTCACACCAGCCCAAATAATTCACACTAACCAGACAAATGCACGAGGGGTCTATTTTAACCGGACCGAACATGTGAGGTGCGAGAGCTGCCTTAAACGGATGCATCACAAGGTGTTAGGTTTCCTTTTTACACCCCTGCTACTGCAATTAGCCATCTTCCAAAAAGGTCGTCAAGGTCTATCCACACAATTATAGGCCGGAtgaaaaagaggggaaaacTTACTTCTCCACCATTTGCATACTCCATCACAAAGCATAGCCGATCATTCGTTTGAAATGCATATTTTAGTGTCTGCAAAGAAGTAAAAACAATATTAGTGTCTGTATTGGACTGATTATATGATTCCTTCGATGTGTCAACAATCGGGGCAACAGGAACTCACCGTTAGAAAGGGATGTCGCGTGTTTTGGAGAACTCTGCTCTCTGTAACCGTGTGTGCCACCTCATCCTAGAGGAATACATACATAGCACGCAATGAGAGCAAGACGACGTAATAAATTCATCATAATCCTGTTCCAAAAACAATTTAGAGACAAGATAACATTGTGATGCGGTGAACACTAACTTTCGCAATGATGACTTCTTTGCGGAGGATTTTCATGGCGTAGTACATCCCTgtggccttctccttcaccagGATCACTTTACCAAATGTCCCTTTACCCAGCAGCTTCAGGTAGTCAAAATCACTCATGGTCTGAAGGAAAAAGTAAAGCCGTGACAAGGAGGCATGACTAATATTTGTGAGTTTTGATGAGTTAAACATTTATctgatataaaaatatatgatgGCCTGTCTTTGAAATGTATACTTCTCTTGTGCATGTAAGACATGGCATCCTGAAATAGTTATAAACAGTTCAACTCAAATTACAGAAATAATCCCGAAAATGTACACGAGTGAACCAGCGAGCCGATAGCAGAGCGGCGAGGGGGCCCACCGCACAGGGGCCAGTGCTCCCAGTCCCGAGTTCAATTCCCTCCCGCATCATTTGATAAATATCATCCCCCTACTCTCTTTCCCAACAAGTCCCGTCTCTGAGCTATAACTatcaaatacaggaataaaacccaaataatcagttaaaaaaataaaaacatttgcatGCCTATCGCAACTGGTGATCACAATTTGAATAATATAACATACACTATCAAGCAGGAAATCATTTCAATAGGGATTACACAAAATTAATTTGAAGAACCACAAACCAGTAAACGATCATCGGTCCACTTAAAAGTATGTCGATATGTTATACACACTGCATGACGGACCCAGCAGAAAACCAAGTCCGTAAAAACCCATTGAAGTTCCCTTAAGAGAAATGTTGCCCTCCACTCAATTTGAGGTTGCCTCACCAAATACGCTTTGAGAAAGAGGCTTAAAGTTTAAACAACTTGCTCAATACAGATGAGCTGAGCtggacaaacactcagctgccAGGCACTGCTTGTGCAAATACTGACCACTTTTGTGCGGGATTTGGACACAGCAATCTCCATCTCCTCCGTGCCGCTGATGTCGCTCGGTGAGCCAAATTTAATCTCCATGGGCTCCTCCTCGTGCTGGTGACTCTTCAGGCTGTTTGCCACAGTCTGGATCGATTGCATCCATTCCTCCCTGACCCAGAAGAGACACACATTACCGTTATCAAATCTAACCCGTGTCTACATTACTCTGAATCTATTCTGTAAACATTTGAACTGGCAGACGTGTTCCCTGAGTTGTAGTTAGCAGTGAcatatttttgtaaaatcttTGTATTCAGATGGTTTTATATGTTGCGCCAAAAATATGTCCTGAAGGATGAAGCGGTAGTCTAGCTGGAAAACACAAGTTAGAGGGTTGAGGCTGGGATTTGATGGTTGGCGGGGCTGATGAAAACATTCAATGACGATTGCTTAGGTTCGGGGTAAATATTCAGGGTCAATCTGGCACTAAATTATATTTCCACATGGTCTTTCCTTCTCTTGCCAACTAAAATGGATTTCACTGCCTTTCGGGAACAATGGCCCATCAAAGGCTCTCTCTGTTGCTCCGGCTGTCTTTCTTTGCTTACAATATATGATGAGATTATCTTGTGTAAAACATGTTTCCCTTGAGTCCCTGTCAATACTTTAGTCATATCCCATCTAATCTCCATAAGAGACAGAAGGCTAGGACTCTACTGTGTGCACACTATTCTGGCTCTATCTCAAAAGGCATTTATATTCTTTTCATCTATGTTTACCTTCTAGTCGCACTAAACCAGTGTTTTGCAAGCCCACAAATCCTTACCAAAGTTGACATATCTAAATGTAacctttaaatgttatttttaatcCAATTCAAACTCAATCAGATGTCTTCATAGGGAGTTTGGCTATTCTGTAACACGATTCTGTAAATGATAATGGGGAGCATGAGGCAACAGAAGAAAATTGACTAGGAACTCAGCAAAGTAAAaagtctgtctgtccctctcattaacatatttgttgttaaattggaggaggaggaagagatgttgCTATCATCATATTGGTCTGGAGCTTCAGTGGAGACTTTGTTAGATGATGTCTGTTTGTCAGATGTACTGGCCTAAAGCACACTTGAGGCCGCACTTacagggatgaataaagtataatcTAATCTCTAATCTAAACAAGGTATTTCTCAACCAAAGAGACCAGTAATTTGTAATATCATAAAACCATTGGTATTGATGGGTTTTACCTCTCCTCGTTGCCGTCGACATGGAAGGTGCGCTCGATAACAGAGGTCCACTGCAGGCAACGGATAACAAATGTGTTGGGTCTTGGGCGCTCCGTCTTCATGAGCTGGCATTCTACAACGCAAAGGAACGTGAGCCAACTCTGGATAAACCGAAGGCGCCGACAACAAAACATGTACAAGCAAAACTTCTCAAAGTTTAATCTGGCACATGCTATTGCCAGGCAGGTGGGTAAAACTGACCTGCGACAGAGAAGTTGTTGAGTGGTGG comes from Pseudoliparis swirei isolate HS2019 ecotype Mariana Trench chromosome 20, NWPU_hadal_v1, whole genome shotgun sequence and encodes:
- the akt2 gene encoding RAC-beta serine/threonine-protein kinase translates to MNEVSVVKEGWLQKRGEYIKTWRPRYFILKSDGSFIGYKEKPEVSSDHSLPPLNNFSVAECQLMKTERPRPNTFVIRCLQWTSVIERTFHVDGNEEREEWMQSIQTVANSLKSHQHEEEPMEIKFGSPSDISGTEEMEIAVSKSRTKVTMSDFDYLKLLGKGTFGKVILVKEKATGMYYAMKILRKEVIIAKDEVAHTVTESRVLQNTRHPFLTTLKYAFQTNDRLCFVMEYANGGELFFHLSRDRVFSEDRARFYGAEIVSALEYLHSRNVVYRDLKLENLMLDKDGHIKITDFGLCKEGITDGATMKTFCGTPEYLAPEVLEDNDYGRAVDWWGLGVVMYEMMCGRLPFYNQDHERLFELILMEEIRFPKNLAPEAKALLAGLLKKDPKQRLGGGSDDAKEVMSHKFFSSINWQDVLEIKLIPPFKPQVTSETDTRYFDDEFTAQTITITPPDKYDSLDPEDSDQRTHFPQFSYSASIRE